The following nucleotide sequence is from Vigna radiata var. radiata cultivar VC1973A unplaced genomic scaffold, Vradiata_ver6 scaffold_458, whole genome shotgun sequence.
CANCttcaacttcaataatttcatttccatgTGTCATTTCATCAACTTGGAAAGGGATATCGTCTTCAACATCATTTGACTCAATGCGACCCCTAGGCTTGGTTTGTATTGCAACACACCAACCACGTTTGTCAATGTTGTGAAATGTTGGATATGGGACATAATAAACTTGTCTAACATTAAGAGCTAGAATGAATGGATCAAATGGTCGGTATCTTGAAGTCATTTGAATTTCTACAATATTATACCTAGGATCCACTTTTGTTCCATTCCTAGATGGATCAAAccattaacaataaaaaagaactaCCCTCTTTGGAGTACTTGAAGTATTATACTCCAGctcataaattttttcaataataccATAGAAGTCATCATAACCACCCTCAGTAAGGCCCTTAACGAACACCCCACAATTATTTGTCTTTTTTCCTTTCGACCATGCATCGGTGTGGAACTTGTACCCATTTACAAAATACGTGTGCCATTCTTTGACACATCTCATGGGCCAATTTGACAATTCCCGTAGATCTTGAATTAAGGGACTTAATGGCTGGTTATGAACCTACAAAGAAGTGGTGAAGAAAAATTAAGCTACAAGTGTTAAcatcaattgtttttaaaatattcaaaaggtT
It contains:
- the LOC106754390 gene encoding glutamic acid-rich protein-like, which produces MTSRYRPFDPFILALNVRQVYYVPYPTFHNIDKRGWCVAIQTKPRGRIESNDVEDDIPFQVDEMTHGNEIIEVEXVSALQDFDGDDEELEGQIQEHEKEGEEQDEEQXDDEEELEDDEEDDDEDDDDDYDDHSDASNNDDNEDDEDD